ATTAGTACGAAGATAGCGGTATAGTTTCAATAATCTCTTGCTACTATCAACAAAAACGTCGGGTAAACCGTATTTCAGATCACATGTACCGTATTGCTATCGTTTAAAGCGAGTAAACAAGTGCTACACTGATGCTAAAAGCGCTATGAGAATCGTTTTCTTCTTTCTTATGGTTCGAGAGTTCTTCCATTATCACCTTGCTATCTCCCGAAAAGAGGTAGTAGTATTTGGAGTGAAGAATAAGATGAACACTTTCGAAATCGTAGCTCCATCTAACGCCTAAATCGAAGCTCGGAACAGCCTGATGGTTTTTGCGAGTTACCAAGTATTGTGATTCGATAAGTTTACTGTTGGATGAATTCCATGTAGGTTGTGTACTTTCGAATTGACAGCTGTAACTACCATTGTAAAGTCCTAACGATAGACCGCTCTCTACTTCCAATGTTTGAGGAAAGAACCCAAATGTAAGCAAGTCGAATAGGATAGAGCCTAAATTGTTACTCTTTTTTTCGGAATCTCGAAGCTTTCCTCGTTTGGTGAGTGCGTAAGAGACGTTTAGTGGGATCTGAACGTACCTACTTCCATCCCAAAGGTCAAATTTCATGGAGTTAATTCCCATATTTATTGCCACACGCTCGTTAGGGTAGTAGCTAGCGGCAATTCCATAGTATAATCCCGATGCTTTGCCTAACCCTACGCCAAATTTTTCTTGGCTAATGGCGTAAAACCCAGTTTCGGCTCCAACAGCAAAGCGCTGTGCGCGAATTTGTGGTGTTGTAAGCAGCATTAGTAGTAGTAGCAGAAGCAGCGCTTTTAGTCTTTTGTCAATTGGTTGGAATAGATGACTCTTAGAGGACGATAATATGGATATCTGTTGCTGCCTATTTAATGAAAAGTACGATAGGTATAATGTATACGGAGGCATATAGGAAATAATTTTGCTCGAATATAGAAGATGCGCAGGAAAAATCATAGCGGATGAAAGTATTATTTGCTAACTCCAGTATCTATATAAAAACAACAAGGGCTTTCATTCCATCGGCTAGAGGATTGAAAGCCCTTGCTCTCTATTTTATTACGAAGGTTGAACCCTTCTTTTAGAAGCGAAACACCAGCGGCATCTTCCTTCCAAAGCCAAATGCTTTCGACGAAACGCGAAGGACTGGGGCAAACTGGAATCGCTTATACTCGTTCATGTTTACCAGTCGAACCACCTTGCGAACGACTTCGGGGCTGTATCCGGCTGCTGCAATTGCCTGCTCATCCTCCTGCCTTTCGATGTATCTAAATAGGATATCGTCGAGAACGTCGTAATCGGGCAGCGAATCGGTATCCTTTTGGTCGGGACGAAGTTCTGCCGAAGGAGCCTTGGTTAGTACGTTAACCGGAATAACCTCCTTCTCCTTATTGATAAGTTTTGCCAACTCGTAAACCTGTGTCTTGTAAACATCACCAAGAATCGACATCGAACCGTTCATATCGCCGTAAAGCGTACCATATCCAACGGCAGCCTCGCTCTTATTGGTGGTGTTGAGTAGAAGATTGCCGAACTTGTTGGAGATACCCATGAGCAGCGTTCCTCTAATGCGCGCTTGGATGTTTTCTTCGGCAACGTTCATGGGTAGATCGCCAAAGATCGGAGCTAGCATGCTTTCGAACGCCTTAAATCCCTCCTCGATGGTAACGATATCGTACTTAACGCCCATACGTTTTGCCTGCTCCACCGCATCGTTTACCGAGTGATCGGAAGAGTAGCGCGAAGGCATCATCAGTACGCGAACGTTTTCTGCTCCTATTGCTTCGGCAGCAAGGGCAAGCACGAGCGCTGAGTCGATACCACCCGAAAGACCAAGAACTGCGGTCTTAAAGTTCATCTTTGCGAAGTAGTCGCGTATGCCTATCACAAGGGCTTGACGAATTCGCTCGATGGAAGATGTCTTCTCGAAGTGGTTTGGCTTAAGATTGCTGGTGTTGATAACCCTGTAGTCCTCTTCAAACGACTTAAGGGCTTCGCATAGCTCGCCATCGGAGGAGAGAACCATCGATGAACCGTCGAAGATCAAGTCGGTGTTGGCGCCTACCTGGTTTACGTAAACAACCGGAAGCCCGTAGCGGCGAACGTTACCGAGAAACACGGAGAGACGCTCCTCTACCTTGTCGTGCGAAAAGGGCGAGGCAGCAATATTGATAACTATGTCGGGGTTTAGCTTCGAAAGGTTCTCCATCGGAGAGGTACGGTAGAGCTGATTCTTGCCAAAGCGGTTGGAAATTGGCTGATCGTCCCACAAATCCTCGCAAATGGTAATGGCTAAACGCTTTCCCTTATACTCTACAATGCTAAACTCGCTGTTTGGCTCAAAGTAGCGGTACTCGTCGAAGATATCGTAGGTGGGTAGAAGCGTTTTGTGGGCAATATGTTTGATCTCGCCATCGGCAATAAAGTAGGCGCTGTTGAAGAGCATCTTTCCCTTTTCGTATGGGTTAACGCTGGGAGCGCCAACAATCACTGCAATGCCATAAGAGTTGGCAACGAGCTGCATAATAGCAATCTCGCAGCGCTCTACAAACTCACGGCGCTCTAGTAAGTCGTGTGGTGGATAGCCGCACACGGCTAACTCCGAGAATACAACCAAATCGGCGCCATCGGCTTTCGCTTTGGCAATGCTCTCTAAAATCTTGGTTGTGTTCGCTTCGAAATTATTTACGTGATAGTTGAGCTGGGCAAGTGCTATCTTCATCTCCTTAACGTTTAGCATTTTTAATTGCCTGCTAAATTACGTATTTGTTTTGGAAGACCGAACTTCGAAGTGAGAAGTTAAGCGGGAGCAAGAAGAAGGTTAACCCGAGTCAAGATTAATGAAGTCAAAGAGGTTGAAGGATTTGGAAAACTCACAATCAACGCTCTTTATCACCTTCATTGGAGGGGTAAGGGGTGGGTTTTTTCGCTATTTCTTAGCGGTAGTCGTTTCTAAACGGTTCGGAACTAACATCTAAAGTCTCCTCTTAATAAAAAAGGAAAGGGAGCGTTTCTGCTCCCTTTCTTCTATATCTGTAAACCTATTCGATCATCCTAGAACATCACCCCTAGCTTAAACGAGATGTTGTTGAGGTTGATGTGCAGCGACGAGTTGTTAACCGTGTTGGTAAGCCCGTTGTTGTAGGTAACGCCAAATATTAATGCCACGTTGCCCCCAAGCGCGTATTCGGTACCAACACCTATTTGGTAGCCTAGGTTAAGAAAGTTCATCTCTCCATCAAGAACCTCGCCGTCCATTGCATCAGCACTGCCATGTCCCGAACCCGAAAATCCTTTAGACTTTAGCAGAATGGACGTTTTGAATCCAAGATTGGCGTAAAAGGAGTTATATCCAATGGGGTTAGTTTTAAGTTTTATGCCAATAGGTGCAGTTAAGTACTGAAGGCGATACTTCATACTTTCGCCCGAATTAATTTTGTAGCCGTCTCTATCTTTAGTGTCCAGCGAGAATCCTGTAGTGTTGTACTTCAGATAACCACCGGTGCTCTCGATAAAGACTCCGGAGTAAACGGCATAGTGTTCTGCGAAGTATTTGTCGATATTCAATCCGAATGCTATCCCTGGAATGGAGCCATCACCTTCAACCTTCTTGCGGTCGGAGCTAAGCCACGAAACCTGAGGGTCAACAGTTACGCCAAAATGGACTTGCGAATGGGCTGGAAGTAAAAATGCGAGCGCAAATAGAGCGGTTATTGCAATCTTCTTCATCGTTAATGCTATTTTTTGAGTTTAAGTGGAATGCTAACCGGGTTATGGTTGACATGCACGGGCAAATTTAGCGAAAGAAATATTGTAACCTTACAGCTTGTCTGATAATGTTGTCCAATTTGGTGGATAGCCTTGCCGTAAATTGCTATTTAATGTAAAAGAATTTCGTGCATACGCTTGTAGTTGTACCTTTGCAAAAACAAGAACGAAAATGAAGAAGTTGGTTTTACTATCCGTAATGGCAATTGCTATTATCGGGGTGGGGTGCCATAAAAGTAAGACGGGAGCTCCTCAAGCTGCCGATGTAAAGCCTGCCGAAAAGGCTGTGGATGTAAAAATCCTTCGATTTGATAAAGATCTGGCTTCGCTGAATGTAAATAATCTTGCGCCATCTATCCCAATCCTCAAAAAAAAGTACGGAAGCTTTATCGACTTATACTCCGATGGCATTCTCGGTATAGGAAAGACTTCTGATCCTGAATATTTAAAGGGGCTACATGCTTTTCTGACCTATCCGGTTGTTCGCGAAGCCTTCTCTGCAAGCTCAAAAGCCTTTACTCCCGAGGTAATCTCATCCATCGAAAAAGAGCTCTCTGCCGCATTTACCCTCTACCAGGGAACATTTCCAAACAAAACAATCCCCCATATCTTTTTCACCTACGTTGCCGGATTCAACCAGTCTGTAATGCTTACTGATGATGCGTTGGGTATTGGTCTCGACAAGTATTTAGGTGCTAAGTACGTCAACTATCCCAATATGGGCTTCCCCCGCTATCTTACGGCTAAGATGGTTAAGGAAAGAATTCCGGTTGATGTTATTTATGCTTGGGCAAATAGCGATTTCCCCATCCGCAAGGAGAGCGAGCCTTTGCTGTCGCACATTGTTTATCAGGGCAAATTGATGTACCTGGTTAGCCAAATGCTTCCTAATGCAACCGATACGCTAGTGTTCGGCTTCACTAAAAAGCAGATGAAATGGTGTACGAAAAACGAAAAGATGATGTGGAATTATCTGGTAGGTCAAAGCCTACTTTTCAACTCCGAAGGTTTTGTTCGAACCAAGTTTATTGATGAAGCCCCCTTTACCAATGTCTTCGCTGCCGAATCTCCAGGTAGGGCTGCCGTTTGGTTAGGCTTTAGAATAGTATCAGATTATATGCGCAATACCAAGTCGACCTTAGCCGATTTGATGAAGGAAAACGACTTTCAAAAGATCCTTACTGCTGCTAAGTATAGACCGTAGCAAAGTTGGTTACGTTAGATAATTTTTAATAGCATAATGAAGAGAGACATTGAAATTGCCCAGGAGGCAGCAATTAAGCCTATTGTAGAGATTGCAGCAACGCTTAATGTGCCAGCCGACGATCTTGAACTTTACGGAAAGTATAAAGCGAAGCTTCCTCTTAGCTTGATCGATGAGAATAAGGTAAAGAAGGCGAAGCTGATTCTTGTTTCTGCCATCTCACCAACTCCTGCCGGAGAAGGGAAAACAACCACCTCTATTGGTTTGGCAATGGCTATGAACAAGATTGGAAAGCAAACCACCGTAGTGCTACGTGAACCTTCGCTTGGACCTGTCTTTGGGATAAAAGGAGGTGCCACTGGAGGGGGATTTTCTCAGGTTCTTCCTATGGAAGATATTAACCTGCACTTTACAGGTGATTTTTCAGCCGTTGAAAAGGCGCACAACCTGCTTGCTGCATTAATCGACAACAATCTGCAAAGCAAGAAGCATAATCTTAATCTCGACCCACGAACCATTGCATGGAAGCGCGTAATGGATATGAACGACCGCGCTCTTCGTAATATCGTAATAGGATTGGGAGGTACTGCAAATGGTGTTCCTCGCGAAACAGGATTCGATATTACTGCTGCGTCGGAGATTATGGCTATTCTTTGCCTCTCTAAGAATATTGCCGATCTAAAAGAAAAGTTGGGCAACATTTTTGTGGGATTTACCTTTGATGGCAAGGCAATTTACGCTCGCGATCTTAATGCTCAAGGAGCAATGGCTACTCTTCTAAAGGATGCCATTAAGCCTAACCTCGTTCAAACTCTCGAAGGAACACCTGCAATTATTCATGGTGGACCTTTTGCTAATATTGCCCAAGGAACCAATACCGTTGTGGCTACTAAAATGGGAATGTCTTTATCCGATTATGTTGTTACTGAGGCTGGTTTCGGTTTCGATTTGGGTGGCGAAAAATTCCTTGACATCAAATGCAAGTATGCAGGGCTATCGCCTGCTGTAATTGTTCTAGTTGCAACTACCCGTGCGCTAAAGTATCACGGTGGCGCGCCTCTTAAGGAAGTCGGTAACTCGAATATTGAAGCGCTGAAGAAAGGTCTTGAGAACCTCGAAAAACATATCGAGAATGCCAAACTCTTCAACGTAACTCCTGTTGTTGCCATCAATAAGTTTACCAACGATACGCCAGAAGATATGGCTGCTATTGTAGAGGTTTGCAAGCGTCATGGTGTAATGGCTTACGAGGCTAACGTATGGGCTGAGGGTGGAAATGGTGCTTTGGAGTTGGCAGAGGCTGTTGTTAAGATTGCTGATACAAGCGATGCACAGTTTAAACCTCTTTACGATTGGAATGAGAGCATCGAAAAGAAGATCTCTACAATCGCTAACAGTATTTACGGGGCTGATGGTGTCGATTATCAACCTAAAGCAAAGGCTGCTCTCAAGAAGATTGTAAGTCTTGGATTGGAGCATCTTCCTGTTTGTGTGGCAAAGACACAAAAGTCTCTTTCCGATAATCCAAATCTGTTAGGGCGTCCTAAAGAATTTACGATTACTGTTAGAGATATTGAAATAGCAGCAGGTGCAGGCTTCGTTGTCCCAATTACTGGCGAAATGATGCGTATGCCTGGTTTGCCAGAGGAACCTGCATCAAACAATATCGATATTGATAACGAAAGTAACATAACTGGGCTGTTTTAGATTACTGCAGTTTTGTGATATGTTGTTATAGATATTGCGATCTTGCTGAAAAAGTCTCTGTGAAAAACTAATTGTTATTACAATCCGTTATATTTGGGACGATTTTAAATACGCTATATAACCTAAAAGAAGACCATGGATATTGCCATTAAAGAGCGTCTTGTTTGTCTCTTAAAAACGGAGGTTGTACCCGCTCTTGGTTGTACCGAACCTATTGCGGTATCGTTAGCCGTTGCAAAAGCACGCGAAGCATTGGGTAGTATTCCTGATGTCGTTGAAGTATTCGTTAGTCCCAATATTCTTAAGAATGGGATGGGTGTTGGAGTTCCTGGCACAGGAATGGTTGGTCTTCACATTGCGGCTGCTCTTGGCGCCCATTACGGTGATTCGGCGAAGCGGCTACAGCTGCTCGATGGCATAACTCCTGATATTGTGGAATTGGCAAAAAGTTTTGTTGGTTCAAAGAAGGTTACTATTGGTGTTAAGGACGGTATCGACAAGTTGTTTGTCGAAGTTGTTTGTAAGAAAGATGGTGATGAAGCAAGTGCCTACATTAAAGGCTGTCATAGCAACATTGTGCTGGTTAAGAGAAATGAGAAGATATTGGAAGGTTCTCTTGATGCTCTTACTCCATCAACAGGTTGTCCCTCTTCGGATGAGTCTAAGCCTGCGATAACCTTTAAGGATATCTACGAATATGCAACAACAACTCCCCTAGAGGAGATCGACTTTATCCTCGAAGGGGGTGTGATGAATAAGCGTATTTCCGATGAGGGGTTGCGTGGCGATTATGGCTTAAAGGTGGGTAAGTGCATTAAGAACAGGGTCAATACCAACATGCTCAAGGATGATTTGCTTACCCATGCGCTAGCGGTTACTACTGCAGCTTCTGATGCGCGTATGGCTGGAAATCTTCTTCCTGCTATGAGCAATTCGGGGAGCGGAAATCAGGGGATAACCGTAATGCTCCCTGTTGTTGCTGCTGCCGAGAAGTTGAATTCTTCGCGCGAGGAGTTGGCACGGGCATTGGTTATTAGCAATCTGCTATCAATTCATATCAAGTCACAAATGGGGCGCCTTTCTGCTCTATGTGGTGTGTCTGTCGCTTCTGCAGCTGCCTCCTGCGGTATCGTTTACCTTTTTGGAGGTTCCTTTGACCAAATGACCTATGCCATCAAGAATATGATTGGCAACCTAACCGGAATGATTTGCGATGGGGCGAAGGTTGGATGCTCCTTAAAGGTGTCTTCTGGTGTTTCGGCTTGCATTAACTCGGCGCTGCTGGCTATTGATAATATCTGCATTCAGGATACCGATGGTATTATAAACGAGGATGTGGAAGCCTCCATCGCTAATCTCGCGAAGATAGGTTCGGATGGCATGGTTGAAACAGACAAAATGATCCTCGATTTCATGCTGAAGAAATAGGAAAATGGTTAATAGATAGAAAAGGCTGCCGTTATTGGCAGCCTTTTCTATGATCGTTATCTCATCTCTAAGAATTTTATGTGATCGATAAGCAGGTTTGGTCTGTTAAGGTCGCCTGCTTGGCAGTAGTAGTACTGGTGTTCGAGCTTTTTATTCCCGTTTACTATTGCACCTGCTGGTAATATTTGCCCGTTATTCTTCAACTGTAGAATTTCATCTTTGGTAAGATACCCGGTGACTTCGAATTTGAAACAGGGCGCAAAAACAATCTTCTTTATCTGTTCCTTGTCGATCTCCTGATTCTTGGTTAGCTTGAAGTTCTCGAAGAGGTGAATTACCCCAGGCTTGATGCGGGTAAGCACGAAGTAGTCGTACTGGATTCGGTTTTTATGCCCATTCCCGTAGCTGGCATCAGCATTCCAATATTCGGTGTCGAGCAGCAGCAGGTTGGAGTAGTAGGGAACTGCTTTTACCAACAGTCGCTTGTTGTGATTTACGA
This window of the uncultured Acetobacteroides sp. genome carries:
- a CDS encoding formate--tetrahydrofolate ligase, which codes for MKRDIEIAQEAAIKPIVEIAATLNVPADDLELYGKYKAKLPLSLIDENKVKKAKLILVSAISPTPAGEGKTTTSIGLAMAMNKIGKQTTVVLREPSLGPVFGIKGGATGGGFSQVLPMEDINLHFTGDFSAVEKAHNLLAALIDNNLQSKKHNLNLDPRTIAWKRVMDMNDRALRNIVIGLGGTANGVPRETGFDITAASEIMAILCLSKNIADLKEKLGNIFVGFTFDGKAIYARDLNAQGAMATLLKDAIKPNLVQTLEGTPAIIHGGPFANIAQGTNTVVATKMGMSLSDYVVTEAGFGFDLGGEKFLDIKCKYAGLSPAVIVLVATTRALKYHGGAPLKEVGNSNIEALKKGLENLEKHIENAKLFNVTPVVAINKFTNDTPEDMAAIVEVCKRHGVMAYEANVWAEGGNGALELAEAVVKIADTSDAQFKPLYDWNESIEKKISTIANSIYGADGVDYQPKAKAALKKIVSLGLEHLPVCVAKTQKSLSDNPNLLGRPKEFTITVRDIEIAAGAGFVVPITGEMMRMPGLPEEPASNNIDIDNESNITGLF
- a CDS encoding L-serine ammonia-lyase, iron-sulfur-dependent, subunit alpha; protein product: MDIAIKERLVCLLKTEVVPALGCTEPIAVSLAVAKAREALGSIPDVVEVFVSPNILKNGMGVGVPGTGMVGLHIAAALGAHYGDSAKRLQLLDGITPDIVELAKSFVGSKKVTIGVKDGIDKLFVEVVCKKDGDEASAYIKGCHSNIVLVKRNEKILEGSLDALTPSTGCPSSDESKPAITFKDIYEYATTTPLEEIDFILEGGVMNKRISDEGLRGDYGLKVGKCIKNRVNTNMLKDDLLTHALAVTTAASDARMAGNLLPAMSNSGSGNQGITVMLPVVAAAEKLNSSREELARALVISNLLSIHIKSQMGRLSALCGVSVASAAASCGIVYLFGGSFDQMTYAIKNMIGNLTGMICDGAKVGCSLKVSSGVSACINSALLAIDNICIQDTDGIINEDVEASIANLAKIGSDGMVETDKMILDFMLKK
- a CDS encoding NAD+ synthase, whose amino-acid sequence is MKIALAQLNYHVNNFEANTTKILESIAKAKADGADLVVFSELAVCGYPPHDLLERREFVERCEIAIMQLVANSYGIAVIVGAPSVNPYEKGKMLFNSAYFIADGEIKHIAHKTLLPTYDIFDEYRYFEPNSEFSIVEYKGKRLAITICEDLWDDQPISNRFGKNQLYRTSPMENLSKLNPDIVINIAASPFSHDKVEERLSVFLGNVRRYGLPVVYVNQVGANTDLIFDGSSMVLSSDGELCEALKSFEEDYRVINTSNLKPNHFEKTSSIERIRQALVIGIRDYFAKMNFKTAVLGLSGGIDSALVLALAAEAIGAENVRVLMMPSRYSSDHSVNDAVEQAKRMGVKYDIVTIEEGFKAFESMLAPIFGDLPMNVAEENIQARIRGTLLMGISNKFGNLLLNTTNKSEAAVGYGTLYGDMNGSMSILGDVYKTQVYELAKLINKEKEVIPVNVLTKAPSAELRPDQKDTDSLPDYDVLDDILFRYIERQEDEQAIAAAGYSPEVVRKVVRLVNMNEYKRFQFAPVLRVSSKAFGFGRKMPLVFRF
- a CDS encoding porin family protein; amino-acid sequence: MKKIAITALFALAFLLPAHSQVHFGVTVDPQVSWLSSDRKKVEGDGSIPGIAFGLNIDKYFAEHYAVYSGVFIESTGGYLKYNTTGFSLDTKDRDGYKINSGESMKYRLQYLTAPIGIKLKTNPIGYNSFYANLGFKTSILLKSKGFSGSGHGSADAMDGEVLDGEMNFLNLGYQIGVGTEYALGGNVALIFGVTYNNGLTNTVNNSSLHINLNNISFKLGVMF